The Cellulomonas shaoxiangyii sequence CCTGCGTGACGACGAGCTCGGCGCGCTCGAGGCCCTCGATGACGGTCCGCCGGTTGGCGACCGACGCGACCGGGTTGGTGCAGACCACCCAGCAGGCCCTGATCTCGCCGTCGGCCATGCGCCGGAACATGTCGATCGTGCCCGTGCCCACGCCGTCGGGTCGCAGCGTGCCGGCGGGCAGGTCCCACAGGTCCTCGACGAACGCCCGGTCCCCCGGGTCGAGCACGGACCGCTGGCCGGGCAGCCCGGGGCCCATGTAGCCCATCTCGCGCCCGCCCATCGCGTTGGGCTGACCGGTCAGGGAGAACGGGCCGCTCCCCCGCCGGCAGATCGCCCCGGTGGCGAGGTGCAGGTTGACCAGCGCGTTCGTGCTCCAGGTGCCGTGCGTCGACTGGTTCAGGCCCATGGTCCAGCAGGACACCCACTCGCCGGCGCCGGCGATGAGCGCGGCGGCGGCCCGCAGGTCGTCGGCGGGCACGCCCGTGAGGTCCTCGACCACGTCCGGCGGGTAGTCGGCGAGGAGCGCCGGCATCTGCTCCCAGCCCTCGGTGTGCTCGGCGACGAACTCCTCGTCCACCGCGCCCGCCTCGACCAGCAGGTGCAGCAGGCCGTTGAGCAGCGCGAGGTCGGACCCGGGACGCACCTGCAGGAACAGGTCGGCCTTGTCGGCGGTGGCGGTGCGCCGCGGGTCGACGACGATGAGCTTCGCGCCCGCCTTGACCCGGTCGAGCAGGCGCAGGAAGAGGATCGGGTGGCAGTCGGCCATGTTGGCGCCGATGACGAGGAAGACGTCGGCGTGGTCGAGGTCCTCGTACGACCCCGGCGGGCCGTCCGCGCCGAGCGAGAGCTTGTAGCCGGTGCCCGCGCTGGCCATGCACAGGCGTGAGTTCGACTCGATCTGGTTGGTGCGCAGGTAGCCCTTGGCGAGCTTGTTCGCGAGGTACTGCGCCTCGATGCTCATCTGCCCCGACACGTACAGCGCGACCGCGTCGGGCCCGTGCGCGTCGAGGACCTCACGCAGCCGCCGCGCGACCGTGGCGATCGCGTCGTCGAGCAGCACGGGCACGGGCTCGGCCGTCCGCTCGGTGCGGACGAGCGCGCTCGACAGGCGCCCGCCCGCCGCGAGCATGTCGGCGCTCGTGGCGCCCTTGGTGCACAGCCGCCCGCCGTTGGCCGGGTGGCTGCGGTCGCCGGAGGCCTTGCGGACGCGCCGGCCGCCCGCGTCGTCCTCGACCACGTCGAGGACGATGCCGCAGCCCACGCCGCAGTACGAGCACACGGTCGCGACCTGCGTCGTGGCCGTGTGCTCGTGCTGCGCCGTCGTGGTCGCGGTCACGCGGGTGCCCTCCGGGGTGTCGTGCGTCGGGTGCCCGGTCAGATGACCGTCGTGCCGAACCGGGACCCGCGGCGCTGGTACACGACCCACGTGGTGGTGGCCATGACCGCGTACAGCCCGACGATCACCCACAGCGCCGCCTGGATGGAGCCGGTCATCGACGTCGAGATCGCGAAGCCGCGCGGGATCAGGAACCCGCCCACCGCACCGACGGCGCCCGCGATGCCGATGCACCCGGCGGCGGCCTTGGCGCGGCGCGCACGGTCGGCGTCGTCCCCGGCGCCGAACCGGAAGACGGCGGGGATCATCCGGTACACCGAGCCGTTGCCGGCGCCCGTGGCGAGGAACAGCAGCAGGAACGAGGCGAAGAACAGCGCGAACGCCTGCGCCCGCAGGGCGAGGATCGCCCCGACGGTGCCGATCGCCATCACCGCGAACGCCAGGACGGTGACGCGTGCGCCGCCGAACCGGTCGGCGAGCGCACCGCCCGCCGGTCGCGCCACGGAGCCGACGAGGGCACCGAGGAACGCGATGGAGAGCGTGACCTCCGGGAACTGGTTGCTCAGCAGGGTCGGGAACGCGCCCGAGAACCCGATGAACGAGCCGAAGGTGCCGATGTAGATGAACGAGATGATCCAGGTGTGCCGGGCGCGGGCCGCGACCCCGTAGGCGCGCGGGTCCGACTTCGCGTTCGACAGGTTGTCCATGTACCGCCACGCGAGGACCGCCGCGACGAGCACCAGGGGGATGAACATGTAGCCCGCGCGCTCGAGCGAGATCACGGCACCGAGGGTCACGACGGTGGGGACCGCGAGCTGGACGGCCGCGGTGCCGATGTTGCCGCCCGCCGCGTTGAGACCGAGGGCCTTGCCCTTCTCCCGCTCGGGGTAGAAGAACGAGATGTTGGCCATCGAGGACGCGAAGTTGCCCCCGCCGATGCCGGCGAGCGCGGCGACCGCCAGCATCACGCCGAACGAGGTGTCGGGGTCCTGCACGACGACGGCGAGGGCGATCGTCGGGATCAGCAGGAGCAGGGCCGAGACGATGGTCCAGTTGCGCCCCCCGAACAGCGGCACCGCGAAGGTGTACGGGATGCGCAGCGTCGCGCCGACCAGGCTGGGGATCGCGATGAGCCAGAACATCTGGTCGACGGTGAGCGTGAAGCCGGCCAGCGGCAGCCGCGGCACGACGATGCTCCACAGCGCCCACACGGCGAACCCGAGGAACTCGGCGAACACGGACAGGCCGAGGTTGCGGCGCGCGATCGCCCGCCCGACGGTGCGCCACTGCTCGCCGTCCTCCGGGTCCCAGCCGTCGATCCAGCGGCCGCGGCGGAACGTCAGGGCACCGGCGCTCGGGGGTGCGAGCGCCGGGTCGGCGGGTGCCGCCTGGGGGGTGGTGGTCTGGGTCACGGGGGCCTCCGGGCGTCGGGGTGCGCGACGGGCGCGGCACGGGTGGGGCGTCCGGGCCGCAGGCGGGGCCTGGGCCGTGTGCGTGGTGCGGGGCTGCAGTGCAGGGGCTGCGGTGCGGGGGCTGCGGTGCGCGGGCGACGGTCCGGTGCGGTCCGTGTACCGACGACGCTAGGGATGTCGTGTTTCGCCCGACCACGACCTGGCGTAACCCGCTGCGAACGTCTTCCGCACACGGCCCCCGGCCGGGGTGTGAGAAGTGCCGCCGACGGGTGCACCCCGACGGGCAGGTGCGGCAGCGGCTGCCAGGATGGGCACATGCCCGACCTGGACGCCCTCGTGACCACCCACCTCGACCTGGCGCGCGCCGACGCGCACGGGCGCAGCGCTGAGCTCGTCGTGCACGACGGCGAGCTGCGGCAGACCGTCATCGCGCTGACCGCCGGCTCCGAGCTCGGCGAGCACGCGTCGCCGCCCGCGGCGAGCCTGCAGACCCTGCGCGGGCGCGTGCGGGTGCACGTCGGCGACGAGGTGCAGCAGGAGGTCGGCGCCGGCGAGCTGTGGGCGCTCACGCACGAGCGGCACTCCGTCCTCGCCCTCGAGGACTCCGTCGTGCTGCTGACGACCGTGACCAGCGTCGCGCGCCACCCCCACGGATGACGTCGCCCCTCGCGCCGCTCGTCGCGCCCGGCCCGCCCCTCACGCCCGGGCAGGTCGACCGGTACGCGCGGCACCTCGCCCTCGCGCAGGTCGGCGAGGTCGGGCAGCGGCGCCTGCTGGCCGCACGGGTCCTCGTGCTGGGTGCGGGCGGCCTCGGCTCCCCCGCGCTGCTGTACCTGGCGGCCGCGGGCGTCGGGACGATCGGCGTCGTGGACGACGACGTCGTCGAGGCCTCGAACCTGCAGCGGCAGGTGGTGCACGACCTGGCCGCCGTCGGCCGGCCGAAGGTGGTGTCGGCGGCCGAGCGCCTGCGCGGGCTGAACCCCGACGTCGAGGTCCGGACGCACGCGCTGCGCCTCACCGCGCACAACGCCGACGAGCTGCTGCGCGGCTACGACCTGGTGGTGGACGGCACCGACAACTTCGCCACCCGGTACCTGGTCAACGACACGTGCGCCCGCCTCGGGCTGCCGTGGGTGTGGGGGTCCGTCCTGCGCGGCCACGCACAGGTCAGCGTGTTCTGGGCCGCCGCGCCCGGCGGCGGTGTCGACCTGCGCGACGTGTTCGGGGAGCCGCCCGCGCCGGGCACCGTGCCGTCGTGCGCCGAGGACGGCGTGCTGGGCGCGGTGTGCGCGGCCGCGGGCGCCGCGATGGCGGTCGAGGCGGTCAAGCTCGTGTGCGGGACGGGGCGCACCCTGCTCGGGCGGGTCGCGGTGCTCGACGCGTTCGACGCCACGTGGCGCGAGGTCCCGGTGCGGCCACAGCCCGCCCGCCGCACGCCGCCGCCGCCGGAGGGTAGCGTCGACGTGGTGACCGATCCCCGCCCCGACAGCGCCCGCACCGACAGCGCCCGCACCGACACCCCCGGCACCCCGGCCGGCGAGCTCACGCCCGCCGGCCTGCGCGACCTGCTCGCGGCTCGCGACGCCGGGGCCGCCGACGTGGACGTCGTGGACGTCCGCGAGCCGGGCGAGACCGCTGCCGGCACGCTGCCCGGCGCCCGCCTCGTGCCGCTCGGCGCCTGGGCGGACGGCTCCGCGCTGACCGGCCTCGACCCCGACCGCACGCTCGTGCTGGTGTGCCGGTCCGGGATGCGCTCGGGGCGGGCGGCGGCCTACGCGCGCGCGGCGGGCGTGCGGGACGTGCGCAACCTCGACGGCGGCCTCGTCGCGTGGGCGCGCGAGGTGGACCCCGGGCTCGTCGTCCCCTGACCGGGGCGCGGGCGGGCGGGCGCGTCAGCCGTGGTCGGCGCCGCGCAGCTGCTGCACGGCGTGCACGAGCACGGGTCCGAGCAGGTCCGCGGCGTCCCGCGCGGCGCCCGTCGACCCCGCGACGTTGACCACGAGCGTGCGGCCGGCGACACCCGCGACGCCGCGGGACAGCATCGCCGCCGGCACGCCGCGCGCCGCCCCGTCGGCGCGCAGCGCCTCCGCGATGCCGGGCACCTCCCGGTCCAGCACGCGCCGCGTCATCTCGGGCGTGCGGTCCCGCGGCGACAGCCCCGTCCCGCCGCTCGTCAGCACGAGCGACGCCCCGGCGGCGACCGCGTCCCGCAGCGCCGCCTCCACCGGTGCCCCGTCCGGCACGACGACCGGGTCGCCCACGGCGAAGCCGAGCCGGCGCAGCGCCTCCACCAGCACGGGCCCGGAGCGGTCCGGGTACTCCCCCGCGGCGGCGCGGTCCGACGCGGTGACGACGACGGCGCTGCTCGTCCGCGGACCGGGCGCGATGGCCGACCCACCCGCGGCCGCGGGTCCCTCAGGCACGGTGCCAGGCACCGCTGCGCCCGCCCTCCTTGGCCTCGACGCGGACGTCGGTGATCGACGCGGCGCGGTCGACGGCCTTCACCATGTCGACGAGCGTGAGCCCCGCGACGGCGACGCACGTGAGCGCCTCCATCTCGACGCCCGTGCGGTCGGCGGTGCGCACGCGCGCGTCGATCCGCACGCCGTCGTCCTCGACGGTCAGGTCCACCTCGACCCCGTGGATCGCGAGCGGGTGGCACAGGGGCACCAGGTCGGGCGTGCGCTTGGCCGCCTGGATGCCGGCGATCCGCGCCACCGCGAGCGCGTCGCCCTTCGGCACCCCCTCGCCGCGCAGCAGCGCCACCACCTCCGGCGTGGTCACCAACCGGCCGGACGCGTGCGCGCTGCGCACCGTGACCGGCTTGTCCGCGACGTCCACCATGCGCGCCGCACCGCGCTCGTCCACGTGCGTCAGGCGCACGGGCGCCCCCTTCTCCGCGTCGCTCACGCGTCCGCCTCCCTCAGGTCCACCACGGTCACCGTCTCCCCCGCGCCGACGTGCGTCGCCTCCGCGGGGACGTCCACGAGCGCGTCGGCCCGCGCGAGCGCGCCGAGCAGGTGCGAGCCGGGACCCCCGACGGCCGTGGCGACCGGCGTGCCCCCGGACCAGTCGAGCCGGGCGCGCAGCAGCTGCCGGCGGCCGGCGGGCGAGTCCACGTCCGCGGCGAGCGTCGCCCGGACGCGACGGCGGTGCACGTCGCGCGCGCCCAGCAGGCGGCGCAGCAGCGGCCGCACGAACACCTCGAACGACACGTGCGCGCTCACGGGGTTGCCGGGCAGGCTCAGCACGGGCGTGCCCGACGGGAGGCGCCCGACGCCCTGCGGCTTGCCCGGCTGCATCCGCACGTGCACCAGCTCGCCGTGCCCGCCGGCGACGAGCGCGTCCCGCACCACGTCGTAGGCGCCGACCGACACCCCGCCCGTCGTCACGACCACGTCCGCGCGCGCGCCCAGCTCCTCGAGGACGCGCAGCACGTCCGGCACGTCGTCGCCCAGGACCCGCACGTCGACGACGTCGGCCCCCGCGGCGCGGGCGGCCGCGGCGAGCTGCACGCCGTTCGACTCGTGGATCTGACCGTGGGCGAGCGGCCCGCCGCCCGTGACCAGCTCGCTGCCGGTGGACACCACGGCGACGCGCGGGCGCGCGTGCACGGGCGCGTCCACGTGGCCGGTCGCCGCGAGCAGACCGAGAGCGGCAGGTCCGAGCACGTCGCCGGCCCGCAGGACGACGTCGCCCGCGCGCACGTCCTCGCCGCGCCGGCGCACGTGCGCACCGGGCGGCACGACGTCGTGGAACGTCACGCGGTCGGTCCCGCCGTCGGTCCGCTCGACGGGCACCACCGTGTCGGCGCCCGCCGGGACCGGTGCGCCGGTCATGATCCGCACCGCGGCCCCCGGCGGGACGGTCACGGCCCGCGTCTCCCCGGCCGGCACGTCGTCCGCGACGCGCAGGACGGCCCCGGCGCGCAGGTCCGCGGCGCGCAGCGCGTACCCGTCCATGGCGGAGCTGTCCCAGGGCGGCAGGTCGACGGCGGACACGACGTCGGCGGCCAGCGCGGTACCCAGCGACTCGGCCAGCGGCACGCGACGAGCGGGCAGCGGCGCGCCGAGCGCCAGCACGGCCGCGGCGTGCTCGTCGAGCGTGCGGACGACCCGGCCGGGGCCGCTCCGGTCGGGGCCGGTCGCGTCCCGGGCCGGCCCGGCGGCACGGGGGGCGGGTGCGTCGGGCATGCGGCCAACCTAGTGCCGTCGCGGCCGGGCCCGGCGCGCCCGGCCTCCGGGGCCGGCCGCCGGGGCGCCGCCGCGGCGGCCGTCCGTATGATCGGCCCGATGGAGCCCGTCACGCCCCGCGACCCGGTGCCGGTCGCGATCGGGCCGGTGCCCGCCCGGGGCGGCCCGCCGGACCGGCCGTCCGCGCGGCCGGAGCGCACGCGGGCCACCGGGTCGTCGCGGGCGCCCACCGCGCGGCTGCGGGGCGACGGCCTGGTCGACCCCTGGGGGCGCGCCGCGACCGACCTGCGGGTCTCCCTGACGGACCGGTGCAACCTGCGGTGCACGTACTGCATGCCGGCCGAGGGGCTGCCCTGGGCGCCCGACGAGAGCGTCCTGACCGACGCCGAGGTCGCACGCCTCGTGCGCGTCGCGGTCGAGCGGCTCGGCGTGCGCGAGGTCCGGTTCACGGGCGGCGAGCCGCTGCTGCGGCGCGGGCTCGAGGGCATCGTGGCGGCGACCGCCGCGCTGCGCACCCCCGACGGCGCGCCGGTCACCACGGCCCTGACGACGAACGCCCTCGGCCTGGACAAGCGGGCGCGCGCGCTGGCCGCGGCCGGCCTGGGCCGCGTCAACGTCTCGCTGGACTCCCTGCAGCCGGCGCGGTTCGCGGCGATCACGCGCCGCGACCGGCTCGCCGACGTGCTGGCCGGGCTGCGCGCCGCGCGCGACGCGGGCCTGGGCCCGGTCAAGGTCAACACCGTCCTCGTGCGGGGCGTCAACGACGACGAGGCGGTGCCGCTGCTCGCCTGGGCGCTCGAGCACGGGTACCACCTGCGGTTCATCGAGCAGATGCCGCTCGGGCCCGCGGGCTCGTGGGACCGCGGCGACCTCGTGACGGCCGGCGAGATCCTCGACGCCCTGACCGCGGTGTTCGACCTCGTGCCCGAGCCCGTCGACGCCCGCGGCGGCGCACCCGCCGAGACGTGGACGGTGCGGGGGCGTCCCGGCGCGACCGTGGGCGTCATC is a genomic window containing:
- a CDS encoding MFS transporter, giving the protein MTQTTTPQAAPADPALAPPSAGALTFRRGRWIDGWDPEDGEQWRTVGRAIARRNLGLSVFAEFLGFAVWALWSIVVPRLPLAGFTLTVDQMFWLIAIPSLVGATLRIPYTFAVPLFGGRNWTIVSALLLLIPTIALAVVVQDPDTSFGVMLAVAALAGIGGGNFASSMANISFFYPEREKGKALGLNAAGGNIGTAAVQLAVPTVVTLGAVISLERAGYMFIPLVLVAAVLAWRYMDNLSNAKSDPRAYGVAARARHTWIISFIYIGTFGSFIGFSGAFPTLLSNQFPEVTLSIAFLGALVGSVARPAGGALADRFGGARVTVLAFAVMAIGTVGAILALRAQAFALFFASFLLLFLATGAGNGSVYRMIPAVFRFGAGDDADRARRAKAAAGCIGIAGAVGAVGGFLIPRGFAISTSMTGSIQAALWVIVGLYAVMATTTWVVYQRRGSRFGTTVI
- a CDS encoding cupin; translated protein: MPDLDALVTTHLDLARADAHGRSAELVVHDGELRQTVIALTAGSELGEHASPPAASLQTLRGRVRVHVGDEVQQEVGAGELWALTHERHSVLALEDSVVLLTTVTSVARHPHG
- a CDS encoding ThiF family adenylyltransferase translates to MTSPLAPLVAPGPPLTPGQVDRYARHLALAQVGEVGQRRLLAARVLVLGAGGLGSPALLYLAAAGVGTIGVVDDDVVEASNLQRQVVHDLAAVGRPKVVSAAERLRGLNPDVEVRTHALRLTAHNADELLRGYDLVVDGTDNFATRYLVNDTCARLGLPWVWGSVLRGHAQVSVFWAAAPGGGVDLRDVFGEPPAPGTVPSCAEDGVLGAVCAAAGAAMAVEAVKLVCGTGRTLLGRVAVLDAFDATWREVPVRPQPARRTPPPPEGSVDVVTDPRPDSARTDSARTDTPGTPAGELTPAGLRDLLAARDAGAADVDVVDVREPGETAAGTLPGARLVPLGAWADGSALTGLDPDRTLVLVCRSGMRSGRAAAYARAAGVRDVRNLDGGLVAWAREVDPGLVVP
- a CDS encoding MogA/MoaB family molybdenum cofactor biosynthesis protein, producing MPEGPAAAGGSAIAPGPRTSSAVVVTASDRAAAGEYPDRSGPVLVEALRRLGFAVGDPVVVPDGAPVEAALRDAVAAGASLVLTSGGTGLSPRDRTPEMTRRVLDREVPGIAEALRADGAARGVPAAMLSRGVAGVAGRTLVVNVAGSTGAARDAADLLGPVLVHAVQQLRGADHG
- the moaC gene encoding cyclic pyranopterin monophosphate synthase MoaC; protein product: MVDVADKPVTVRSAHASGRLVTTPEVVALLRGEGVPKGDALAVARIAGIQAAKRTPDLVPLCHPLAIHGVEVDLTVEDDGVRIDARVRTADRTGVEMEALTCVAVAGLTLVDMVKAVDRAASITDVRVEAKEGGRSGAWHRA
- the glp gene encoding gephyrin-like molybdotransferase Glp, whose amino-acid sequence is MPDAPAPRAAGPARDATGPDRSGPGRVVRTLDEHAAAVLALGAPLPARRVPLAESLGTALAADVVSAVDLPPWDSSAMDGYALRAADLRAGAVLRVADDVPAGETRAVTVPPGAAVRIMTGAPVPAGADTVVPVERTDGGTDRVTFHDVVPPGAHVRRRGEDVRAGDVVLRAGDVLGPAALGLLAATGHVDAPVHARPRVAVVSTGSELVTGGGPLAHGQIHESNGVQLAAAARAAGADVVDVRVLGDDVPDVLRVLEELGARADVVVTTGGVSVGAYDVVRDALVAGGHGELVHVRMQPGKPQGVGRLPSGTPVLSLPGNPVSAHVSFEVFVRPLLRRLLGARDVHRRRVRATLAADVDSPAGRRQLLRARLDWSGGTPVATAVGGPGSHLLGALARADALVDVPAEATHVGAGETVTVVDLREADA
- the moaA gene encoding GTP 3',8-cyclase MoaA translates to MEPVTPRDPVPVAIGPVPARGGPPDRPSARPERTRATGSSRAPTARLRGDGLVDPWGRAATDLRVSLTDRCNLRCTYCMPAEGLPWAPDESVLTDAEVARLVRVAVERLGVREVRFTGGEPLLRRGLEGIVAATAALRTPDGAPVTTALTTNALGLDKRARALAAAGLGRVNVSLDSLQPARFAAITRRDRLADVLAGLRAARDAGLGPVKVNTVLVRGVNDDEAVPLLAWALEHGYHLRFIEQMPLGPAGSWDRGDLVTAGEILDALTAVFDLVPEPVDARGGAPAETWTVRGRPGATVGVIGSVTRPFCGACDRTRLTADGQVRSCLFAREERDLRGLLRGGADDDAVADAWRAAMWGKKPGHGIDDVGFLQPARTMSAIGG